In one window of Oncorhynchus kisutch isolate 150728-3 linkage group LG16, Okis_V2, whole genome shotgun sequence DNA:
- the LOC109906247 gene encoding ephexin-1-like, whose product MSFPEHFTSPLPPRPEAKPRPPISRKNPPSNGAPSTPSQLGEMGSTDHNSGGKVNSIVSKFSHPETTPTTSGDAKLTTNPTLRTRGPRRAPTVKPKPTWHSVQQSGGPDQAPPLPMNRSRILWQAKRETPGGEEGNGITVSRSAPGGKEVERQLIGGVEAEAEHGSDTPLNPCFDWECSCVCHVHMPGMKLVWVPIDEEEKEDEKEEEVKLEREEEESGGEGTSLAIKCPPTPPKQTQSFPSHFKASIEEEEESIYETTLLMVDPTPRKICQELDIPLIKVQKPVHWSKLSSSNSEDNTSVQSDSDPSQTQTTEDASVAIPPRVSLAQDKSKTPGHNLMPIPRGGIALPQPTAEEWCSLRPSPPNPSASPKVLHRAGNRVPPPQPPKTGISVHSVKQAIKEHEEDGSAEGEEKDTEEDSAPLRRGCFIAWESRQLDVPLYQTYRATVIHKEIRRQTVCRNTSKASADYHMDWTARRGGVGVGAVGNGNGAPSATIPLPTLGQSTLWQDLPEVRKSGVLETLSPAQCKYQESMFEVLTSEASYVRSLRVLNEHFLESRELEEVLIIRDRKTLFSNVLRVLEVSESFLMALVNRKEESLVFSDICDIIHFHAQHNFPVYIDYVRNQIYQDKTYTSLMKTNVDFATVITRLQESPQCQRLPFMSFLLLPFQRITRIKILIENILKRTHLGTKEEQTASNALDSVSKIIEECNTQVGKMKQVEELIHLSKTLEFDKLKAIPIISQTRVLEKRGELQEMAKGSTLFNLGHKFTPVYLFLFNDLLIIATKKGSERFVVLDHAHRTLVQVQPIGDDQVSNPSYEHCFCLTLLENHQGRMMERLMKAPSQSDLHRWIAAFPDPMKPDGDKEEVVYEDWDCPQVQCVEQYVAQQADELNLEATEIINVVRKTNEGWYEGIRLSNGQKGWFPVENAVEITNEHVRRRNLRERYRVIQAASIVTNNMTKTTP is encoded by the exons ATGTCTTTCCCGGAACACTTCACGTCCCCCTTACCCCCCAGACCAGAGGCCAAACCCCGGCCCCCCATCTCTAGGAAAAACCCTCCCTCCAATGGagccccctccaccccctcccagcTCGGAGAGATGGGCAGCACAGACCACAATTCGGGGGGGAAAGTCAACAGCATTGTGAGTAAGTTCAGCCACCCAGAGACTACACCAACCACCAGTGGAGATGCTAAACTAACCACCAATCCAACTCTCCGGACCCGGGGGCCCAGGAGGGCCCCCACAGTCAAACCCAAACCGACCTGGCACTCTGTCCAGCAGTCTGGGGGTCCAGACCAGGCTCCTCCACTGCCCATGAATAGGAGCCGGATCCTGTGGCAGGCCAAAAGAGAGacccctggaggagaggagggaaatggCATCACAGTCAGTCGATCAG CCCCTGGCGGAAAGGAGGTAGAGCGACAGCTGATTGGAGGAGTGGAAGCAGAGGCGGAGCACGGTTCAGACACGCCCCTTAACCCATGCTTTGACTGGGAATGCAGCTGTGTTTGCCACGTCCACATGCCCGGCATGAAGCTGGTATGGGTGCCCATCgatgaggaagagaaagaagatgaaaaggaggaggaggttaagctggaaagagaggaggaagagagtggaggggaggggacctCCTTGGCCATAaaatgcccccccaccccccctaaaCAGACCCAATCTTTCCCAAGCCATTTTAAAGCTTctatagaggaggaggaagagtctATATATGAAACTACTCTACTAATGGTGGATCCAACACCTAGAAAGATCTGTCAAGAACTGGACATTCCCCTTATCAAGGTTCAGAAACCTGTCCATTGGTCAAAACTGTCCTCCAGCAACTCGGAGGACAACACTTCGGTCCAGTCCGATTCGGACCCATCCCAAACCCAGACTACTGAGGATGCCTCCGTGGCTATCCCACCTCGGGTATCTCTCGCCCAGGACAAGTCCAAAACACCCGGCCACAACCTCATGCCCATTCCCAGGGGGGGTATCGCCTTGCCCCAGCCCACCGCGGAGGAATGGTGCTCCCTGCGCCCCTCACCCCCCAATCCTTCCGCCAGTCCCAAAGTACTCCACCGGGCGGGCAACAGAGTCCCCCCACCTCAGCCCCCCAAGACAGGCATCTCCGTCCATTCCGTCAAGCAAGCTATAAAAG AACACGAGGAGGATGGAAGtgctgaaggagaggagaaggacacagaAGAAGACAG TGCCCCTCTCAGGAGAGGATGCTTTATTGCCTGGGAGTCCAGACAGCTGGATG TGCCTCTGTACCAGACGTACCGTGCTACCGTCATCCACAAGGAGATCCGGCGCCAGACGGTGTGCCGCAACACCAGCAAGGCCAGCGCTGACTACCACATGGACTGGACTGCACGCCGGGGTGGAGTGGGCGTGGGGGCGGTGGGCAATGGCAATGGGGCACCCAGTGCCACTATTCCGTTGCCCACCCTGGGCCAGAGCACCCTGTGGCAGGACCTACCAGAAGTACGGAAAAGTGGGGTGCTGGAGACCCTCAGCCCTGCACAGTGCAAGTACcaggag agtATGTTTGAGGTGTTGACATCGGAAGCGTCGTACGTGCGTTCCCTACGCGTTCTCAATGAACACTTCCTGGAATCCCGGGAGCTGGAGGAGGTGCTGATCATCCGGGACAGGAAGACTCTCTTCTCCAATGTTCTGCGAGTCCTGGAGGTCagcgagag tttTCTGATGGCCTTAGTGAACCGTAAGGAAGAGAGTCTGGTGTTCTCCGACATCTGTGACATCATCCATTTCCATGCTCAGCACAACTTCCCGGTCTACATCGACTACGTCCGCAACCAAATCTACCAGGATAAGACTTACACCTCCCTCAT GAAAACCAATGTGGACTTTGCCACGGTCATCACCCGTCTGCAGGAGTCTCCTCAGTGCCAGAGGCTGCCATTCATGTCCTTCCTGCTGCTGCCCTTCCAGCGAATCACACGCATCAAGATACTCATCGAG AACATCCTGAAGAGAACACATTTGGGGACGAAAGAAGAGCAGACTGCCTCCAACGCCTTGGACTCTGTTTCTAAG ATCATAGAGGAGTGCAACACCCAGGTAGGAAAGATGAAACAGGTGGAAGAGCTGATCCACCTCTCCAAGACGTTGGAGTTTGACAAGCTCAAG gCCATCCCCATCATTTCCCAAACCCGTGTCTTGGAGAAGCGTGGGGAGTTACAGGAGATGGCCAAAGGGAGCACCCTTTTCAACCTGGGTCACAAGTTCACCCCCGtctacctcttcctcttcaaCGACCTGCTCATCATCGCCACCAAGAAGGG TTCAGAGCGTTTCGTGGTGTTGGACCACGCCCACCGCACCCTGGTCCAGGTTCAGCCAATAGGAGACGACCAGGTCTCCAACCCTAGCTATGAACACTGCTTCTGTCTGACTCTACTGGAGAACCACCAGGGACGCATGATGGAGAGACTGATGAAGGCCCCTTCACA GTCTGACCTGCACCGGTGGATAGCAGCGTTCCCTGACCCCATGAAACCTGATGGGGACAAGGAGGAGGTTGTCTATGAGGACTGGG ACTGTCCTCAGGTGCAGTGTGTGGAGCAGTATGTTGCTCAGCAGGCTGATGAGCTCAACCTAGAAGCCACTGAGATCATCAACGTGGTGCGCAAGACCAACGAGG gTTGGTACGAGGGGATCCGTCTCTCCAACGGACAGAAGGGTTGGTTTCCTGTGGAGAACGCTGTAGAGATCACCAACGAGCATGTGAGGCGGCGGAACCTTCGAGAACGCTATCGGGTCATTCAGGCCGCCAGCATTGTCACCAACAACATGACCAAGACTACCCCGTAA